The following coding sequences lie in one Brassica napus cultivar Da-Ae unplaced genomic scaffold, Da-Ae ScsIHWf_1237;HRSCAF=1767, whole genome shotgun sequence genomic window:
- the LOC125596589 gene encoding uncharacterized protein LOC125596589, protein MFFTTCHPQTDGQTEVVNRTLSALLRSLVKKNLRLWEECLPQVEFAYNHAMHSATKFSPFEVVYGFNPLCPLDLLPLPLSERDSTDGKRKAATIKKLHEQVRANIEAKTEIYKRYANQKRKEVIFKEGDLVWVHLRKERFPEERKSKLMPRVDGPFQILKKINENAYQLDLQGGNDVPQSDDQSMESDQNEDQNVRNNATEVQSIDRAEQTARAVYRLDPHSSELELQHSPRPDGQINRTEVRLSRPVHHAKSIGQVRSVVDQVESKSDHGLSLLSHLGRTGDRSDELIRHFDQFMNFDQPNLSKNILVPLERLSPSESPFFEPDLFVKSSGH, encoded by the exons ATGTTTTTCacaacttgtcatccgcaaactgatggtcaaactgaagtTGTTAATCGAACCTTGTCTGCTCTGCTTAGATCTTTGGTTAAAAAGAATCTTAGGCTTTGGGAAGAATGCTTACCACAGGTTGAGTTTGCTTACAATCATGCAATGCATTCTGCTacaaagttttctccttttgaagtTGTTTATGGGTTTAATCCTTTGTGcccacttgatcttttacctttgcctttgagtgaaagaGATAGTACAGATGGCAAGAGGAAGGCGGCCACTATCAAAAAGCTACATGAACAGGTTCGTGCAAACATTGAGGCCAAGACCGAGATCTATAAAAGATATGCCAATCAGAAAAGAAAGGAGGTTATTTTCAAAGAaggtgatcttgtttgggttCACTTGAGAAAGGAGCGATTTCCGGAAGAAAGAAAGTCTAAACTTATGCCTCGGGTCGATGGTCCATTCCAGATCCTTAAGAAGATCAATGAAAATGCTTATCAGCTTGAtcttcaag gagggaatgatgtgccccagtccgaCGATCAGTCCATGGAATCAGATCAGAACGAGGATCAGAACGTCCGAAACAACGCAACTGAGGTTCAGTCCATCGATCGGGCCGAACAGACTGCTCGGGCCGTGTATCGTCTCGACCCGCACTCGTCCGAGttggagcttcagcatagcCCGCGACCAGATGGCCAAATCAACCGTACTGAAGTTCGTCTTTCCCGTCCTGTTCATCATGCTAAGTCCATCGGTCAAGTCAGAAGTGTAGTTGatcaagtggaatccaaatccgaccatggtctctctctcttaagccaTCTCGGCCGAACCGGGGATCGTTCTGATGAACTGATCCGACACTTCGATCAGTTCAtgaactttgatcagccaaatctGTCTAAG aacATTCTTGTTCCCTTGGAAAGGCTATCTCCAAGTGAATCCCCTTTCTTTGAGCCGGACTTGTTTGTCAAATCAAGCGGCCATTGA